From the Aspergillus puulaauensis MK2 DNA, chromosome 1, nearly complete sequence genome, the window TGAAGCAGATAACGCgatgaagagcttgaagggaacgcgaggatgcagaggaggaaagcgagCGAAGAGCAACGAAGGGCGGACTGAGACTTTAAAAACCGGCAGCAGCTCAGGGCGCAGAACAACAAAGCAGGCTGGTTGGGCCGTGCCTGCCCCCCCGTGTGAACCTTCCAGGTTTCCACCGGCCACAATCTGTGCTTGactttttcgttttttttcCTTCATTTTCCCTGAATTGCTTGGTTACCCAGGGTCGGGTGGCGACGGTGATTGGACACAGTACCAAGAGCTTCACCTCGCAGACCGCAGTCCTCGGCCAACGTGGCGACTAGGCCCCACAGCCAATAGCCAGCTGAGGTCATCGAACAGGAAGCAAGCCCCAGCAATCTGTAATTCAGATCCACCGGGGGAGATTGAGAGTTTTCATAGGAGGAGGTGGCGTTGTCACCCCACTGTCGCCTGTACGGATCTGGAGCACAATCAGACTCAAGCCGGGCCAGGGACCACTGGGCGCGCAGATCGCACTTGGCAGTGGCCGAGCGGAGCCTAATTGACGAGGAAACAAAGTATCGGGGAAGCAGGGAATAGCTGTGCGACCCGCTACGTCAATGGCAGCGTCATCACGCAGACCGGTTACTGCCTACAGAGCAAACAACACACACCGTACAGATGGAATACAGACACAAACTGCGTACAATAAAGAGACTCGACGACAGAAAGAGCCCGATCGGCGAGTCTAACCAGCCACAGCAACTGTGTGTTTATCATTGATAAACTGTGTTCAATGGTGGCTGGATCTGGCCCCACGCAAAAAACTATTGCCTAGCAACCGTGGATCGGAATCAGAAAACTTGGTAGAGTTTGGTTCTCGCACATCCTGCTTGATCTGGTAGATCTATCACTCTGGTCTGCTCGGCGAGCCCGACTCTGTCCCTGGTACTGGCTATCGTCTCCTCGGAGCACCTCTGTATCTAGTTCGCCTGCCCGTTTCTTGCCACAACACTCATCTGGTAGAACCGATGGAGCTCCTCATTTCCCGCCTCCGCGCAGAGACTCGCGATCTTGTACCGGGCACACGAGAGGTGGTAGCGGACGTAGCCCTTGAAGAACGCGTGGACGCGACCGTACAGGAGCTCGCCGCAGTCCATCGAGCCCAGAATTTTCTGTACTCTCTCCCACGGGGCGGCAGCCTTCTCCACCATTTCATTTAGCACCACTAGCACCGACCGGCCGCTGCACGCCGCCTCGTTAAGCGGAAAATTGATCCGTTCAAACGGAGTGTCGCTCTCCTTGTAGAACGAGAACAGGTCGTTGACAAGTGCCACAAAGTCCTCCGACTCGGCCTCCAGGGACGCGATCAGCGAGAGGTACTTCTCCTGGGGGAACTCGGCCTCGGGGAAGCAAATGGAGGTCTGGACGGGTCCCTGGGCGCTCATGCGTCGGATATAACTCGGATACGACGAGTCGGCGTGGCCCCGAAACAGGGTCCGCTCGAGGCAGGTCGCCTGGATGAACTCCAGCGCGCCGCGGAACAATGTAGTCTGCACGTAGGGCCCGTAGTGCTTGAGCAGCAGCGGAATTGCTTTGAAGAACTCGCTCCAGACCGGGTGCTGCACCTTGTCGCCGGCCGAGAGCTCCGCGCACAGACCCTGGAGGCTATCGTGTTGTTCGACAGGGGTGTCGTCCATCGACATTTGAAAAGCGTCGTACAGTGCCACTGCCTGGCGGATTTCCAgcgggaggaaggagaaggtgCAGTGCACGTAGTCGGCCATTTCACGCACGATCTTTTTGTTGTCGGGGATGTATGGGAGCACGAAGTTGTAGATGGCCTCGAGCTCAGCCTGGGGGAGGCGGTCGTTGTCGTCGTACTCGAACCGGTGGAGGAATCGGACGAGGATCTCGCTGAGGTCTTTTGCTGAAACCTGCTCCATGATGATCAATTGAGCCGATGGAGTCTAcaagaagggaga encodes:
- a CDS encoding uncharacterized protein (COG:S;~EggNog:ENOG410PZRC;~InterPro:IPR024652,IPR008949;~PFAM:PF06330;~antiSMASH:Cluster_1.2;~go_function: GO:0016838 - carbon-oxygen lyase activity, acting on phosphates [Evidence IEA]) → MEQVSAKDLSEILVRFLHRFEYDDNDRLPQAELEAIYNFVLPYIPDNKKIVREMADYVHCTFSFLPLEIRQAVALYDAFQMSMDDTPVEQHDSLQGLCAELSAGDKVQHPVWSEFFKAIPLLLKHYGPYVQTTLFRGALEFIQATCLERTLFRGHADSSYPSYIRRMSAQGPVQTSICFPEAEFPQEKYLSLIASLEAESEDFVALVNDLFSFYKESDTPFERINFPLNEAACSGRSVLVVLNEMVEKAAAPWERVQKILGSMDCGELLYGRVHAFFKGYVRYHLSCARYKIASLCAEAGNEELHRFYQMSVVARNGQAN